Part of the Psilocybe cubensis strain MGC-MH-2018 chromosome 11, whole genome shotgun sequence genome is shown below.
TTCGGCGATGTTCAGCGCTGAGCGACAGTGTCGATCTTCTAAAACAATTGTGTGGAGGTTCGGGAGGAAAGGCGGTGAGTTGGTTTGGGGGCGGCGGTAGCTTAGGCGCGACATGATCTCCTCTGATGATCGCAACGCTGTGAGGTGAAGGTTGACGACTGACGGAAGTCCGCCTAGGAGCCATATAATCCCAAAGTTCTCCTCCCACACGGCCTCCTCGACCAAGGACGAGTGGAACACCAGATGGGTAGGTTTACACTGCGCGCGTGTGAGCATCGGTATCGTTTGGTCGGCGAGGAAAGGGGTCAACGCTTGTATATGAAGTTCTTGTAAATTCGGTGTCGTAAGGAACTGGAAGGTTTTCGCGATGTAGCTTCCTTTGTTGACTATCTCGAGGTACCGAAGGTGGTTGAGTGGGACAGGGTCAGAGGAGGCCACTTCCAAGATGCGTTCTCGATGTGTGGTGAAAGAAGTCAGATTGTCAGTGTGTCGCATGATCAGTGTAAATTCACCCTCGCTGAAGGTGTTGGAATTAGAGGTGAGGTGGGTGATCTGAGACCACGGAAGGCGAATGATGTGGAAAGGATGGATAATCCGCGTCAAGGAAAGCTCCTTCAGCTTCGGGGCGTTTTCAAAGGCATCTAAAGGTGTGGGCGGCATGCTATCGGAAAGGGAAGTACCAATATGCAGCCTACGAAGATTAGGGACCCGGTCTCGCGCTGGAGCGAGGATCGAGTGGTgagaaaatatatcaaggTGTAGAGACACATCTTCCCATCGCTCCGAATGTTGGACGAGCATTTCGAGGAATGAATGAGCTTTGTCCAGCAAGCCATCCACtttgatggaaaaggttAACAGTTGGTTACCCGACCTATCGAGACATGTTTGCAGAAACCTTTCCCCTAAGCGTAGTGTTGATTCGTACGTGGTGTCAGCCACATCTGAGTCTAGGCTGGAAGGAACGGCAATGGGATAACGGATATCCATGTGCACTTCGGACCATAGTTTCGGAAGAGAGTAAGCAACTGTCCTCCAATAACTGCATACCTTGCAGAGCAACCAGGGCATTTCGTCCGCAGAAGCATTTGTAGGAGGCCATGTAAGCCTACATCCGTCCGCAGCGAGTAAAAATATCTCTCCGAGGATTTCTGGTGGAAGTTTTCGCTGTGAGGAAAGGACTGAACGATGTTGGAGTAGAGTGGTATGAAGATCTTCGCGGTATGTCTCAAGCTCGGCTAATGTTGATCGAAGGCGGCTGATCTGCTCATTGACGGAGTTCAGGGTCGACTTGACATTCTGGATCCCGCTTTCAATGACGATCTCGTCCATAGGGGTTGGGACGAATGAAGAATGTAATTGCGACGCTGGTAGACTCAGCAAGGTATGCCTCACAGAGGCGTTTTGTAGTCTCAGGTCATTGTTGCCAGCGAGTTCTCCTATTGCTCTGGATCTAAAAAGGCGTCAGAGGAAGTTCTTGACATGACAATGGCATACACACTGCATTTACTTGCGTTGAAGCGTATACTTCGAACTTATGAGCGTCAAGGTGGGGTACTATATCAAGTTTTGGCGTGGAATGGGTTGCGTTTGATGCCAGCGTTACAAGTCTTACTGATATTCTTTAGTATATGTAAGAAGACGAAAATCATAAACCAGCGCGTAAGTTCCGTACCAATTTAGTGTAGACAGACCTGCTGACAGCTGCTAAGAGAGTGTACAGCACTCCACACggtctgatcatgcaagtCTGGGAGAGCATTGGAGAGCAGCCCGACACCGTATTCTTGGCCGACGACCGATGCCGGCTTGTTACAGTCCCCCGCCACACTTAGGTAAGCCTTCTGAGTTCCTGTTGGTAACTGCACAATCAAATATTGTTCTGGCATACTTCTAGTGCGGTCCAGTTTCAATCATATCTTTTACGAACATTACAATCCATCAGTATCTGAGAACAGTGGACAACTTAGCGCAAAATTCTCGAGGTGAAAATATTttctaaaaatagctgagGTTATATTTACCCCATGGTTCCACCGCCAGACGATTTCGGAAGGCAGTTAGGCACTCCGACGGTAGAAGAACTTATCCTGTACAAAGTGGGGTGGACAGAGTGATGATCCATAAAATTACAACGTAGTTGTTTTTCTGAGAGACTACGGATGTTAATACGATGGTAATAGCACAAAAAATCTAAAGCAACAAATAAAAACAACAACTCCTAGAGCACCAATAAATGACCCAGAAAATAAAGTTACTGCATATAACGAGAGGGTCTAATTTTCCAAGGATTATCCTTGTAAATACTGAGATGTGTATACGCATCCGGCTTGAACCCAATTTTCCATTTAACCCCAAGACCTCTCAGCGCCTTCCTGAGCGCGGTAACTTCCTCTTTGTCGGTATAATCGTCGACGTATATGCATATGACATGCTTTTCATCCTCTTTAAATGTAGAGACCTTTGCAAAGCCTTTCTTTCGCTCCGTGCACAGAtagttgacaatctttccCCAGAGCATATCGATTTTGCTGGATTCTTCGAAAACCATCCACTTCCCAAGCAACACGTTATTCGTTTTTGCGATCTGATCAAGGGTATCCGGCTTGACGTTGTTGCCAGAGAGAAGGGACTGAAAATCTGCAGTTAAACCTTCCAGATTCTGCGTGACGTTTTTCATTCCTCCGCGATTAACTGAGATCCAAGGGCCATATTCGTCTGGTGTGCGGCTGGGTGGCCACCTGGCGAGAAATTGCACAAGTTTCGATTGTGTAGAGTTTTCTGAGTTCCAAGACGACCCTAGTTCTTCAGGATCAGAAGGAGGGGCAACCCAGCTAACCTTCTTAGTTGTGGGTGCAGAGCTGGATGACGGAGGCCCTTTGCGTTTGGGCTTCGTAGACTCCTTGACAACTGCGGGACCCTTGATCTCAACGACCTCCTTGGAGGGTTTTTCGTCTACATCCATTGCGTCGTCTGGAGATGTCATAGTGTTGTGAAGTAGCATAGCAAATGGATCTAAGGATGTCGAGGGGCGTCTATCTAAGGTTTAATCTGATCTTTCACGACTAACTATAAATAGGGGAACCACGTGCAAACTAAACGTAATTATTTCTCAGGAATGTGGCTCTGAGTTTGTGTATATACCAACATCCAGTGCGTATGCGTTAACCTCAAATTAAGCCAAAGTTTTAACAAAGTCCAGCCAGCTCACGTCTATTCGATGCACTGTATAAGTACGCAATGCCGAGAGATTGTTGGCAGTTGTGCGGAAAACAATCACATTCTACCCCATCACAAATCAAAGCTCGTGATGACACGGAGAGGCTTGTATGTCAGAATTTGAATTGGTTGGGATTCAACTGGGGTAATTAAAGGGTTTCTCACTGTCATAGAGGACCAGGATCTGACTCGAATTTGTTGCAAACACAGCGCCAACTCGAAATCATAGCTTGCAAGCATTAAACATCTTGTAAACTCATGTCATGAGCTCCTTTCTATCATTCTTGAATCAGAAGCTTGCTGGCGACAAAGCTTCTCAGGGTCGGACGACAGTCGGGGACAATGGCCTAGTTGCGCAACAACGGAAAGAATTCTTGCAGATGTATCAGGCGTACGAAAAGGTGTTCAAATCTGCAGCCACGGTAGACGTTGCTTGGGCTTTCAAAACCGATAGAGCAGGCGAACTGGAGGCAGCAATCGAGTCGTTTCCAAGGACCTCGAGCATCGTCATGGAGGGGCTCCTTCGCCTTGCGAATCTTCTTCCCTCGTTTGGCGGTAAATATCCAGCTAAATGTTTCGTTGTCTTTTTTCACAAAACCCCTGTATCTAGTTGTCGTCAATTCATGGTATTCAATTTTTCAGTTAAATTTCGCTAGGGCGAAGGAGCACAAGAAGGTCTTGTTCGTGTTGTTGCAAATTCAGGCTACGTTGTGCACGCTGTTTCAGTAAGTACCGATTTCTTCTTTGATCTTGTTATACTAATTGTTAAAGACTGAAGCAGGTCAATAGCGTATCAGTGCGGTCTGAAGCAGACAGGCTATCGTTGCAACGGCTTCTCATCAGCCTGGCCCAGATCATAACGGAATGTGGAAGTGATCTTAATTATTATTTGAGCACAAATACCCCAGGTGAGTGCTTTTCCTGACCTCGTGCAAATCATGTTGAAATCAATTGAAATTGTACAACAGTTAGATTGTTCTACgtgaatttttttgaaaagcAGTGGTTGATTCACGTCAACAAGCTGATCAAGAGACGCGAAGAGCTGCAGAAGTTCGTCGACAgcattttatctctacatGGGGTCCGGACAACTTCGATTAAGGACCTCGGTGAAAAAGTTATGAATCTGAACGTCAGCGAAACACCCGAGGAGACGAACAAGCGTTTTCACATTTTCAAGGCTCGCTTCTTGGCTAGACTCCGAACGAAGGACGAGTTAGACGTTATCTCAACGATAAATGAGAGAATTGGTAATTTAGCTCAAGAGAATCCCTTAGAAGGTCAGGTCCGGCTGCGGGAGATATTTCTGGACCTCTTTTGCAAAGAGGACCTGGTTGAATTGGTTGGATATGTTGGGAACTGCGTGTCAAAGGTCATGGATCGTGAAGGGCCTAAAAGAATGGGCAACGATTCTTCCAGCCATTCCCATCGATTCAACAAGTTGCTCGAAATGGTGAACAGGATTCTGGAGCGCAGGATAGCTCGAGTACAAAGGCAAATTAAGGAGATGCAGCAATCTGGCATCAAAGTCGAGTCGCCTTTCGTTATATCGGTCTCAAAGATGAATGGAGGGAAGAGATATATCTTGGTAAAGGCTCCAACCACATTGGAAGATCCGGTATGCACAACTGCCTGGCAGTCTTCGTCATCTTATTGATATCTTTACTCTGTCAGGAAGTACGTTGGATCTGGACTCTCATGGTAAATTTTCTGAAATATGTATGTTGTTAGGGATAACACTCATCCGAAAGCATCAGAATTTCGAATCGAGTGTGGAGATCCGAATTTTTATTCTTAAGCTTCGTGAGTACATCGGGGGGCAAGAAGGATCCAATGACCACTGGGTCTTGGATTATGTCGACCTCGCCCATATCCAGCCCATCGCCGAGGCATTGGGAAGCCCTGCATCCGGATCAGTCAATGTGCGAAACGTTCATCAGTTTGCATTATCAAGACCAGACGGCCTCAGGTAAACCATCACCTGCGAAGCAATGTTTATGTGCTGAAGAAGTAATCGTCCATCACTGTAGCCTGTCACAATGGTTCGCATACTTCGCGGCAGGTAAGTGTAGATGGGCGACCTTCATTCTGTCCGGCTCGTTTTCAAGGTTTACTCACTACAATTCACAGGATGGCGGATCAATATTACAAATTACagagaaaaaatatttttgtCAATGCAACAAATGCAGGAGGCATTTGAATCGATTCACATTGCGAACAGAGCATATGTCGCGGGTTACTTTCTCAGTCCCTTTTTCACCCGCATCGAGCCTTTATTCAGATTATGCACTGTCGCGGAGGAGCATACTCATGAAACACCGGCTTCAGTTGACCCTAGGCTAGTAGAACTGGCTTGTCATGTTGCACAAATGCAGGAAGAAGTCATATCTGCCAACCTCAAAGATGCATCGTTCAACCTCATGTGCCCTAACGATGCCAAACTAGTTGGAGGGCCGGAGCGAGTCGAAACGGTGATTAAAATAGTATTTTCTAGGATTATGTCGAATCACTCATAATTTCCCCAGTGGATACTGCCGTTGCTTCATCTACTTCTTCAACGCCACCTAGAGATTATCCAGATCGCACAGAACATTGTTCTTGATGAACTAGAAATGATAGCACACAATCAGTCTCTGGTGTCTACCTTTAGAACATTTGAAGGTCGGATTAAAGAGCTTGATGGTGAGTTTTTTGCTATTTGCTCATTCTTTGACATTATATCAAGGCCTCTATTTTACCAGAGATGTTCAAGCTTGACGAAAAGTACGATCTCGAAAGGCAGTTAAAAAGCTTTGCCTATGGCATGGTTCGTTTGCATTTTTTGTTCTGTTACCCCAACTACCTTTCATCTAATTTTGGATTTCTGGTTTTTGAATAGTTCTCGACATACATGGACAAGAAGGCAGCCGCAAGTTCTGAGCAGAACAAGTTAAACACATTTAAGAATGCCAATGGTCATCCCAATCACAACTTTTCCAATTGGAAGCGTATCGCTATCGATACCTCTATCTTGGTTTATGGCCCAGGAAAGCCCTTTGAATTTACAGAATGCGATCATACGCTCCCGCCTCCCGACAGCAGGACACACCCTCTTCAAGACGCCTGGCACGGTTCCACTCTCCAGATATATATTAAATCCTTCAATGCAGACATGACGTTCACCGGCACTGGCGAAGCGATCAACTTCACGGCTGATATAGTTGGCAAAGTTGTACCGATTTCGCAAGAAAACCCCAAGGGATGCCTAATGGTCTACTTCAGAGGGAGGTTGCCTGACGAGTTAGATTTGGTGGACATTTTGTTCAAAGGAATGTACGATCCCGACAGAGACATTATCGAAGGAGAGACGGCATCATATGACGGATATGATGTTGATTCCATTGCTTCCTTGACGTTCGACACCTCCGTTTCTCAACCCGTGACGTTTGGTAGAGCTCGACCTTATGCCACCCGGTTCAGGTGGCTCCTAAATGAGTCCTCGGACAACTCCTCAAACATTGCTCGGAGACGCTGGAAGTTTGCCACACAAGCTACGTTGCTCAAAGTACAGGCTGATATGAATTCGGTAAAAATCGTCCAGCGGGGCCTTCAGGATCACCGGAATTGGCACCGAAAACTGAAAAACGCTGGTCTCGATGACCCCGAGCTAGACTTCTTGAAGACTGAAATGATGAACTATCCTCCAGAGAACGTCCGACTATACGCTAGCCTGTATACATATCTGTACGCAAGACGATCACATGCATTGTGAGTCTCGTTTCTTTGACTGTCATCGCTAATCTGACTTCCTGTAAAAGTAACGGAGTGAAATGTGATGGATGCGATGGAACGATCAGCTACACTCGCTTTAGTTGTATTACCTGCAGGAATGAAGAAATAGAAGGACGCGCAGTTGATTTGTGCACAAAATGCGTGGATACCCCCCAACTTTCCGAAAGTTATCGGGACAACTTCGCACACCAGATATCTCATTCCCTCATCCGTACATCGACGCACATATCACATTTTGAGATTTCCGAGTTGGTTTGCCAGGCCAGAGCTTTATCGGAAGAGATCAAGGCCTCGTTCAGGAACCCTTTTGCCGAGCCGTTTAAATGCGCCTGTTGTGAAGAGTCTGTCACTCTTCCGTGTTTCGTTTGCGTCACTTGCAGTAAGTCCACAGTCGCAGAGTAGCCGTTCATGTCTAATGGTTTACAGGTCTCCATCCTATGATATGCCTTACATGCGACACGGAAAGGAACGGCATTCGACGAGGAAACCCCTCGTTCGCAATTCATTCTCACAAACACAGGCTTGTTCGAATCTATGATAGTGTGAAAATCTAGCTGTATTTCTTTGTAAATTTCATCTCGATTTCCTGGAAAACTTCCACTCGTTTGGTAATTGCAAAACCGAGTTTCTCGAACAACTTGATGCTGGGGATGTTGGTCTCCGATATTTTGGTAATTAGGGAGTTTGGTGGGATGTTGAGAGGAGAAGTAGGAATCGAAGTGGTGTTAGATAGCCCAAAGGCCTGGAGTTTGCCAGTTGCGTAACCTAGCATAAGCTGGAGAGCCTCAATTGCCAGTCCTTTCCGACGGTATGACGGCTCTGATCAAAATTAGTTCTGCAGAAGGATCAGGTAGACTATTACGGTACCTGctatcataatctcaaccTCTGCATGaaattcatcttcatcaataACTGATTCTTCAGTCGTTGGGATTGTGCCATGCAAAAAGATGTTGACATCTCCGACCATAGGAAGGGCAGATAATCGTTCATCCTCGGGAGACACTGTGCCTGGGGTCTCTGGAAGTTCTATACTTCCTTCAAGGGGGTGACGGGAAAGGATTATGAACGTTAGTTTGTCTTCGTCTAATTGCCATTTCCCTAGAAAAAAACCATCAGATACGAACTTTTATAACTTTAGGATCACTAACCTTGCATTTCGTATTCCTCCTCGAGAGTTAGAGGTTCGCTGGCTGTTAGAGCCCTTAGTTCTTCATCCAGCATCCAATCATGATATTTCTACCACATTATGACGCGTCGATGTGGGACGTTCCAGGTGTGAAGTAAGCAGACTGTAGATACAACCCTGCAGGATCCCTTCCACGCACAGGAACATGCTCAGGTCTGTATGGTACAAGAACAACATTTGATCCAACTAGTACAGTGGAAATATTGGCCTTCATGATCAAGTAGGCCAAAAGTTAGGCTCAAGTTAGGTCGTGGTTATGGTGTAAAAGTACTGTCCTATGCAAACCCCAATGTAGGGCCAAAAATATTTCGCACGGTTATTATCTCTCAaacattttattttttcttggaCGCATTCTTTAACGTTCTTGTACGCTATCTCTCCAGGATTTATGGATTCTCTAATAGCAAAAGCTGATGCTATACGACCTCTAAACAAAAAGCGAAAGACCTCGCACCCACCCTCTAAAGGCTCTTCATCTAAAGGGAAAGGCACTTCGTCAAATTCGGACTACACATTAAACGCGGTCGTGAGCCGTACTTCGATACCCAAATCTCTACAGGATTCGCGACCAATTCCTGAGGATGGCTCAAGCTACAAGCACATTGCGAATAAAAAACTTCGCACGCAGTTAAACCGACAGGCTGCACAAGGCGCACGGGCGAAGGCGCTTTTGGAAGATGCGGAAATGTTATTGATGGACGAGGCTGGTGGATTGGAGGTGGAAGGCGAGATGGACAGGACGTGGAGAGTAGGTCAGAGTGAAATTGTCCAGTCAGCAGGACAAGAGGCTGCGAAAGGTCGTCGAGAATATAAATTGGATGGTGGCCCGTACCGGTCAAGGTATACTCGAAACGGACGGTAAGTGTTTCAAACAATTTTGGCGTCATGTATTATTGAACATATTTTTTACAGTCACCTTGCTATTGCTGGACGCAATGGACATGTATCTACATTTGACTGGCAAACTGGCACAATCCATGCCGAATTGCAACTACAAGAAACATGTAGAGATATCACGTACgcatccttttcttttttcttgacATAGATCTTAATATTTCTTTGAAGGTTTCTACAAGATCACTCGTTCTTTGCTGTCGCTCAGAAGAAATATGTTTTCATTTATGACCGGGATGGCGTAGAGGTGCATTGTCTGAAAGCCC
Proteins encoded:
- a CDS encoding UPF0696 protein C11orf68; this encodes MTSPDDAMDVDEKPSKEVVEIKGPAVVKESTKPKRKGPPSSSSAPTTKKVSWVAPPSDPEELGSSWNSENSTQSKLVQFLARWPPSRTPDEYGPWISVNRGGMKNVTQNLEGLTADFQSLLSGNNVKPDTLDQIAKTNNVLLGKWMVFEESSKIDMLWGKIVNYLCTERKKGFAKVSTFKEDEKHVICIYVDDYTDKEEVTALRKALRGLGVKWKIGFKPDAYTHLSIYKDNPWKIRPSRYMQ
- a CDS encoding N-acetyltransferase 9 encodes the protein MKANISTVLVGSNVVLVPYRPEHVPKYHDWMLDEELRALTASEPLTLEEEYEMQGKWQLDEDKLTFIILSRHPLEGSIELPETPGTVSPEDERLSALPMVGDVNIFLHGTIPTTEESVIDEDEFHAEVEIMIAEPSYRRKGLAIEALQLMLGYATGKLQAFGLSNTTSIPTSPLNIPPNSLITKISETNIPSIKLFEKLGFAITKRVEVFQEIEMKFTKKYS